CGCGCGTTGTTGCTGTACCAGCCGGGCCTGGACTTCATCGTCGCGTTCCTCGGCTGTGTGTGCGCGCGGGTGGTGGCGGTGCCGGCGTATCCGCCCCGCAACAACCAGAACCTCCACCGGCTGCGGACCGTCATCGAGGACGCGGGCGCGGGTTGGGTGCTCACCACGTCCTCGTTGATGTCCAACCTGGGCACCCAGTTCCAGCGCGTGCCCGAGCTGGGCTCGCTGCGCTGGCTGTCCACGGACGACGTCCCCACGCAGGAGCGGGACGCCTGGAAGACGCCGGAGGTGAGCGGGGACACGCTCGCGTTCCTCCAGTACACCTCGGGCTCCACGGGCGCGCCCAAGGGCGTGATGGTGTCGCACGGGAACGTGCTGCACAACGAGCGGATGATCGAGCTGACCTTCGGGCACAGCGAGCGCACCCTCTTCGCCGGGTGGCTGCCGCTGTTCCACGACATGGGGCTCATCGGCAACGTGCTGCAGCCGCTCTACCTGGGCATCAAGTCCGTGCTGATGCCGCCCGCGGCGTTCATCCAGAAGCCCGCGCGGTGGCTGCACGCCATCTCCCGCTACCGGGCCACGACGAGCGGCGGGCCCAACTTCGCGTATGACCTGTGCGCCCGCAAGGTGTCTCCCGAGCAGCGGGTGGGGTTGGACTTGAGCAGCTGGGAGGTCGCCTTCAACGGCGCCGAGCCCGTGCGCGCCAGCACGTTCGTGCGCTTCACGGAGACCTTCAAGGACCACGGCCTGAAGCCCTCGGCGTTCTACCCGTGCTACGGCATGGCGGAGACCACGCTGGTCGTCTCCGGCGGCTCCGCGGCGAAACCCATCATCCGCAACGTGGCGGCGGTGGCGCTGGAGGAGGGGCGGGTGGTGGAGGTGGAGGGCGGGCCCGCGAGCGACGGCACACGCGCGCTCGTGAGCTGTGGCCGGAGCTGGCTGGAGAAGGTGCGGGTGGTGGACCCCACCACGCGCACGGTGTGCCCCGAGGACCGGGTGGGCGAGGTCTGGGTCTCCAGTGGCAGCGTGGCCCAGGGCTATTGGAACCGGCCGGAGCAGACGGAGGAGTCCTTCCGGGCGCGCCTGGCGGGCACCGGCGAGGGCCCGTTCCTGCGCACCGGGGACCTGGGGTTCTTCCGGGGCGAGGAGCTCGTCATCACCGGCCGCCTGAAGGACGTCATCATCATCCGCGGCCGCAACCACTATCCGCAGGACATCGAGCAGACGGTGGAGGAGTGCCATCCGGCGCTCAAGGCCAGCGGCGGGGCCGCGTTCTCCATCGAGGTGGAGGACGAGGAGCGGCTCGTCGTCATCCAGGAGGTCGAGCGCAGCTACCTGCGCAACCTGGATGTGGCGGACGTGACGGCCAGCATCCGGCAGGCCGTGGCGGAGCAGCACGAGCTCCACGTCCATGCCGTGGTGCTCATCAAGACGAGCAGCATCCTCAAGACGTCCAGCGGGAAGATTCAGCGCCAGGCCTGCCGCAAGGCCTTCCTCGAGGGGACGCTGAGCGTCGTGGGGCAGTGGGTGGAGAACCTCCACGCCGAGCGGAGCGCGGCCCCGGCGGTGCAGCAGGGTGTGTACACCGAGGAGGCCATCCAGAGCTGGCTGCTCGGCCGCATGGCCCAGTACCTCGGCATCGCGGCGGAGGAGATCGACGTGAAGGATCCCTTCGCCCGCTACGGCCTGGACTCGGCGGTGGCGGTGAGCCTCACGGGCGAGCTGGCCGGATGGTTGGGCCGGGAGTTCGAGCCCACCCTGTTCTGGGAGCACCCCAGCGCGGAAGTGCTGGCCCGTCACCTGGTCAATGAACTGAAGCAGTGAGCCCTGACGCGGCCGGCCGCGAGGCCAGGCCGTGAGGAGGTACAGCCGTGGAGCTGTTGGACCAGCCCGCCGTGAACGGTGGAGCCGGGAGCGGTGTGCCGCGCGCTCCCGTCAAATTCAACCTCTTCGACCCCGCCTTCCACGCGGACCCGTACGAGGTCTACGCCCGCCTCCGCGAGGAGGATCCGGTCCACCGGACCGTCATGGGCGCCTGGGTCATCACCCGCTACGCGGATGTGAAGACGCTGCTGCGGGACAACACCTTCGGTGTCTTCGACATCCCGACGCGCATCGAGCGCAAGAGCCAGTTCCTCGAGAAGAAGAACATGGGGGAGCTGCGCACGCTCGCCCAGGCCATGCGCCGCTGGCTCATGCTGTGCGATCCGCCCGACCACACGCGGCTGCGCAGCCTGGTCAACCGCTCCTTCACCCCGGGGGCCGTCGAGTCCCTGCGCCCGCGTGTGCAGGAGATGGTGGACCGGCTGCTGGCCCGGGTGCGCCATACCGGCAGGATGGACATCGTCAACGACCTGGCCTGCCCGCTGGCGGTGACGATGATCGCCAGCATGCTCGGGGTGCCCGAGGAGGCACACGCCTCGGTGACGCGCTGGGCCGATGGCCTCTCGCGCGTGTTGGATCCCCTGCGCTCGCTCGAGCAGTACGCCGAGATGAACAACGTGGCGCAGGAGTTCCTCGCCTACTTCCGGGAGCTCTTCGCCGAGCGCCGGCGCCACCCGCGCGAGGACCTCATCAGCAGCCTCATCGCCGTCACGGACCAGGGCGACAAGCTCACCGAGGACGAGATGCTCTCGGTGTGCATGCTGCTGTTCATCGCGGGCGAGAAGACGACGGTGAACCTCATCGGCAATGGCACGCTCGCGCTGCTCAAGAACCGGGGCGAGATGGAGCGGCTGCGGCAGGATCCGTCCCTCATCCGCGGCGCCATCGACGAGATGCTCCGCTACGACAGCCCGGTGCAGCTCAACACGCGCGTGCCCAAGAAGGACGTCACCCTGCACGGGAAGACGATTCCGGCGGGGGATTTGATCTACTTCTCGCTGGGCTCGGCCAACCGCGACCCCACCCAGTTCCCCGACCCGGACCGGTTCGACATCACGCGCCGCGAGAAGGGCCACCTCGCCTTCTCCGGCGGCATCCACTACTGCCTGGGCGCGGCGCTGGCCCTCATCGAGGGGCAGGTCGCCTTCAGCACGCTCGTGCGCGAGTTCCCCGACCTGGAGCTCGTGCCCGGGGAGATCGATTGGCAGAAGGAAATCATCTTCCGCGGTCCGCAGACGCTCCCCGTCACGTTCAGCCCCTGACGGGCCCGTGAGCCGGGGGGCTCCACCTTCACAGCCAGCGCCACCGACGAGACCATGATGAACCGCGAGCCCATAGCCATCATCGGCCTGGGATGCCGTTTCCCGGGCGCGAGAGATCCCCGGGCCTTCTGGAAGCTGCTCCGCGACGGCGTGGATGCGATCTCCCAGGTGCCCCCCGACCGGTGGGACATCGAGGCCTTCTACGATCCGGACCCCTCGGCGGAGGGGAAGATGAGCACCCGCTGGGGCGGGTTCCTGGAGCAGGTGGAGCAGTTCGATCCCCAGTTCTTCGGAATCGCCCCGCGCGAGGTGACGTCCATGGATCCCCAGCAGCGGTTGCTGCTGGAGGTGACGTGGGAGGCGCTCGAGGACGCGGGCCATGCACCGGAGCGCCTGGCGGGCTCGAAGACAGGCGTCTTCGTGGGGATGTCCAGCTACGACTACTACACGCTGTTGTGCAGGAACACGCGCAACATCGATGCGCACGTGGGGACGGGCAACACCAACTGCATCGCCGCCAACCGCATCTCGTACCTGCTCGACTTCCAGGGGCCCAGCCTGGTGGTGGACACGGCGTGCTCCTCCTCACTCGTGGCCGTGCACCTGGCGTGCAAGAGCCTGTGGAGCGGGGATGCGGCCCTGGCCGTCGCGGGCGGCGTGCAGCTCGTGCTGTCGCCCTGGGTGACGGTAGGGTACTCGAAGTCGGGCTTCATGGCGCCGGATGGGCGGTGCAAGGCCTTCGACGCACAGGCCAACGGCTATGTGCGCAGCGAGGGCGCCGGCATCGTCGTCCTCAAGCCCCTGTCCAAGGCGCTGGCGGAGGGAGATCGCATCTACGCCCTCATCCGGGGCGGGGCGGTCAACCAGGACGGGCGCAGCAACGGGCTCACCGCGCCCAACCCCGCGGCGCAGGAAGCGGTGCTGCGGCAGGCCTACGAGGACGCCCGGGTCCCTGCCTCCCAGGTGCAGTACATCGAAGCGCACGGCACGGGGACGAAGCTGGGAGACCCCATCGAGGTGAAGTCGCTCGCCGCGGTGGTGGGGCAGGGGCGTGCCGAGGGCGACGTGTGCGCGCTGGGCTCGGTGAAGACGAACATCGGCCACCTGGAGGCGGCGGCGGGCATCGCGGGCCTCATCAAGGTGGCCCTGTCGCTCAACCACCGGCAGCTCCCGCCGAGCCTGCACTTCAAGACGCCCAACCCGTACATCCACTTCGACAAGATTCCGCTGCGCGTCCAGCAGTCGCTGGGGCCCTGGCCCGAGGTGAAGGGCCCCGTGCTGGCCGGGGTGAGCTCGTTCGGCTTCGGCGGCACCAATGCCCACCTGGTGCTGGAGGGCGCCCCGGCGGTGGCCGTGGACGAGGAGCTGGACGCCGAGCGGCCCCGGCACCTGCTCACCGTGAGCGCCAGGAGCGAGGCCGCGCTGCGCGCCCTGGCGGGCCGCTACCAGGAGCACCTCGGGGAGCATCCGGAGCAGGCGCTCGGAGACCTCTGCTACAGCGCCAACACGGGGCGCTCGGGCTTCCCCCACCGGCTGGCGGTGGTGGCCGGCTCCCCGGCGGAGCTTCGCGAGCGGCTGGGCGGCTTCGCCAGCGGACAGGCGGTGCCCGGCACGGCCTACGCCCAGGTGAACCGCCGCAAGCGTCCGAAGGTGGCCTTCCTGTTCACCGGCCAGGGCGCGCAATACACCGGCATGGGGCGCCAGCTCTACGAGACGCAGCCCACCTTCCGGGACGCGCTCGACCGGTGCGACAAGATTCTTCGCCCCCTGCTGGGCCAGCGCCTGCTGAAGGTGCTCTACCCGGAGCCGGGAGAGCGCTCGCCCCTGGACGAGACGGCCTACACGCAGCCGGCCCTGTTCGCGCTGGAGTACGCGCTCGCCGGGCTGTGGATGTCCTGGGGCGTGGAGCCCGCGGCGGTGCTGGGACACAGCGTGGGCGAGCTCGCCGCGGCCTGTGTCGCGGGCGTGTTCCGGCTGGAGGACGGCTTGCGGCTCGTCGCCGAGCGGGCGCGGCTGATGCAGGCCCTCCCGCGGGACGGGGCCATGGCGGCCCTCCTCGCCCCCGCGTCCCGGGTGGCGGCCGCGCTGGAGCCGTACGCCGGGGTACTCGACATCGCGGCCTTCAACGGGCCCGAGAGCACCGTCATCTCCGGCCGCAAGGAGGCGCTCGACGCCGTCGTCGCCACGCTGGAGGCCGAGGGCGTGCGCAGCCAGCCGCTCCGCGTCTCCCATGCGTTCCACTCTCCCCTGATGGAGCCGATGCTCGACGGGCTGGAGCGGGCGGCGGCGGAGCTGCGCACCCAGGCGCCGCGGGTGCCCTTCATCTCCAACGTGACGGGCGAGGCGCTGGCCGTGGGACAGGTGCCCGATGCCGCCTACTGGCGCCAACACACGCGCGCGCCCGTGCGCTTCCTGGAGGGCATGCGCGCCCTGCACGCGCAAGGCTGTGAGCTGTTCCTGGAGATCGGCCCGAAGCCCCTCCTGACGCACCTGGGCTCGCGGTGTCTGCCCGAGGTCCAGGCCGGCTGGCTGCCCTCGCTGACGGAGAAGCGGGGGGAGTGGGACGTGATGCTCGACACCCTGTCCGCGCTGTACGTGGGCGGGGTGGAGGTGGACTGGAAGGGGTTCGACCGGGACTACCCGCGCCAGCGCGTGTCCCTGCCCACCTATCCCTTCGAGCGCAAGCACTACTGGTTCAAGGAAGAGGCACCCCAGGTGATTGAACAAGTGTCAGCAACGGCCGTGTCCAAGCCCCAGGCGGCGGAGCCCGCGAAGCCCAAGCGGCTGGAGTCCATCGTGGCCGCGGTGCGCAAGATGGTGGCGCAGCTGCTCAAGGCCGCGCCCTCCGAGGTCGACACCCAGGCTTCCTTCCTGGAGATGGGCGCCGACTCCATCTCGCTCATCGAGGCCATCCGGCTCATCGAGACCGACTACAAGCTCAAGCTCTCGGTGCGCCAGCTCTTCGAGGAGCTGACCACCATCGAGGCACTGGCGGCCCACATCGAGCGCCACCTCCCGCCGGAGCAGTCCCTGCCCCAGGCCCCGGCTCCGGCCGCCGCCGCCGTGCCCCCTCCGGCCGCCGCGCCCGTGCAGGCCGCCGCCTGCTCCGTGCCCCGCGCGCCCGTGTCGAATGGTGTGAAGGCCGCGCCGGCCGTCAACGGGGCCACGGGCGCCAACGTCCTGCGGCCCGCCAACGGTGCCTCGGGTGCCCAGGTCTTCCAGCCCGCGCCCGCCCCCCGGCCCCAGCCCGTGCTCCCGGCCGCCCCCGAGGGCTCGCTCGAGCGGCTCTTGTCGCAGCAGCTGGAGATCGTCTCCAAGCAACTCGACCTGCTCCGGGAGCGGGGCGCGCCGCCGCTCCCGCTCGTGGCGCCCACCCCCGTGGAGGTGGAGGTCCCCGCGCCTCCGCCTGAAGCCGCCGCACTGCCCGTCCCTCCGCCCGCGCCGGCTCCGCGTCCCGCCGCGCCGTCCGTGCATGCGCCCGTGGCCGTGTCCGGTGATGCCGGCAGCGAGCTGAACCAGCGGCAGCAGCAGCACCTGCGGACGTTCATGGAGCGGTTCGCCCGGCGGACGCGGGGCTCGAAGGAGTGGGCCCAGAAGCACCGGCCCGCGTTGGCGGACAACCGCGCCCTGGCCGGCTTCCGCATGCCCATCAAGGAGATCAGCTATCCCATCGTGGGCTCGCGCT
The sequence above is drawn from the Archangium gephyra genome and encodes:
- a CDS encoding cytochrome P450; protein product: MELLDQPAVNGGAGSGVPRAPVKFNLFDPAFHADPYEVYARLREEDPVHRTVMGAWVITRYADVKTLLRDNTFGVFDIPTRIERKSQFLEKKNMGELRTLAQAMRRWLMLCDPPDHTRLRSLVNRSFTPGAVESLRPRVQEMVDRLLARVRHTGRMDIVNDLACPLAVTMIASMLGVPEEAHASVTRWADGLSRVLDPLRSLEQYAEMNNVAQEFLAYFRELFAERRRHPREDLISSLIAVTDQGDKLTEDEMLSVCMLLFIAGEKTTVNLIGNGTLALLKNRGEMERLRQDPSLIRGAIDEMLRYDSPVQLNTRVPKKDVTLHGKTIPAGDLIYFSLGSANRDPTQFPDPDRFDITRREKGHLAFSGGIHYCLGAALALIEGQVAFSTLVREFPDLELVPGEIDWQKEIIFRGPQTLPVTFSP
- a CDS encoding AMP-binding protein, producing the protein MASASIEGVGFRNLIELVRERAERHPDRLAYVFLEDGETESQALTFGELEQRVRAVAARLQALGAADQRALLLYQPGLDFIVAFLGCVCARVVAVPAYPPRNNQNLHRLRTVIEDAGAGWVLTTSSLMSNLGTQFQRVPELGSLRWLSTDDVPTQERDAWKTPEVSGDTLAFLQYTSGSTGAPKGVMVSHGNVLHNERMIELTFGHSERTLFAGWLPLFHDMGLIGNVLQPLYLGIKSVLMPPAAFIQKPARWLHAISRYRATTSGGPNFAYDLCARKVSPEQRVGLDLSSWEVAFNGAEPVRASTFVRFTETFKDHGLKPSAFYPCYGMAETTLVVSGGSAAKPIIRNVAAVALEEGRVVEVEGGPASDGTRALVSCGRSWLEKVRVVDPTTRTVCPEDRVGEVWVSSGSVAQGYWNRPEQTEESFRARLAGTGEGPFLRTGDLGFFRGEELVITGRLKDVIIIRGRNHYPQDIEQTVEECHPALKASGGAAFSIEVEDEERLVVIQEVERSYLRNLDVADVTASIRQAVAEQHELHVHAVVLIKTSSILKTSSGKIQRQACRKAFLEGTLSVVGQWVENLHAERSAAPAVQQGVYTEEAIQSWLLGRMAQYLGIAAEEIDVKDPFARYGLDSAVAVSLTGELAGWLGREFEPTLFWEHPSAEVLARHLVNELKQ